A window of Candidatus Dormiibacterota bacterium contains these coding sequences:
- a CDS encoding Trm112 family protein — protein MTVDPSLLEILACPMCKTEVTLTPDGTGLVCRSCRRCYPIVDGIPIMLVEEATVLPEDRP, from the coding sequence ATGACGGTCGATCCGAGCCTTCTGGAGATTCTGGCCTGTCCGATGTGCAAGACCGAGGTCACCTTGACCCCGGACGGAACCGGACTCGTCTGCCGGTCCTGCCGCCGGTGTTACCCGATCGTCGACGGCATTCCGATCATGCTCGTCGAAGAAGCGACCGTCCTGCCCGAGGATCGTCCCTGA
- a CDS encoding PfkB family carbohydrate kinase codes for MVGDLMIDQYLWGNVSRISPEAPVPVVRLERESFRLGGAGNVVNNLVALGSRAVPAGVRGDDRQGDLLETFCRDTGIPTDALVVAAGRPTTVKTRVIAHNQQVVRVDREVDSPLDPAVAGRLKEKALSALAGAHGLVVSDYDKGGVSADLLEAILPEAARRRLPVVVDPKVRLFPHYRPATVVTPNTREAMEAAGLPARTEAEFDAVGRKLLDLLDSPYVLITRGERGMLLVRREGGNLRIAATGREVFDVTGAGDTVAATLILSLAAGASMEEAALLSNRAAGVVVGRIGAATLTARDLLETFVD; via the coding sequence GTGGTCGGCGATCTGATGATCGACCAGTATCTCTGGGGGAACGTATCGCGCATCTCCCCCGAGGCCCCCGTACCGGTCGTCCGCCTCGAGCGCGAGAGTTTCCGCCTCGGTGGCGCCGGTAATGTCGTGAACAACCTGGTGGCGCTCGGCTCGCGGGCCGTGCCCGCGGGAGTGCGCGGCGACGACCGCCAGGGCGACCTGCTGGAGACGTTCTGCCGCGACACGGGCATCCCGACCGACGCGCTGGTGGTTGCCGCCGGTCGGCCCACGACCGTGAAGACGCGGGTCATCGCGCACAATCAGCAGGTCGTGAGGGTCGACCGCGAAGTGGATTCCCCCCTCGACCCCGCGGTTGCCGGACGTCTCAAGGAGAAGGCCTTGTCGGCGCTGGCGGGCGCCCACGGTCTCGTGGTCTCCGACTACGACAAGGGCGGGGTCTCGGCGGACCTGCTTGAGGCGATCCTCCCCGAGGCGGCGCGGCGGCGCCTGCCGGTCGTGGTGGACCCGAAGGTGCGTCTGTTCCCGCATTACCGGCCCGCGACCGTCGTGACGCCCAACACCCGCGAGGCGATGGAGGCGGCGGGCCTCCCGGCCCGTACCGAGGCGGAGTTCGACGCCGTCGGCCGCAAACTGCTGGATCTCCTCGACAGCCCCTACGTCCTGATCACGCGGGGCGAGCGCGGCATGCTCCTCGTGCGCAGGGAAGGAGGAAACCTGCGAATCGCGGCGACCGGACGCGAGGTGTTCGACGTGACGGGGGCGGGGGACACCGTCGCGGCCACGCTTATTCTTTCCCTGGCCGCCGGCGCGAGCATGGAAGAGGCGGCGCTCCTCTCCAACCGGGCGGCCGGCGTCGTCGTGGGAAGGATCGGCGCCGCCACCCTCACGGCGCGGGATCTGCTGGAGACATTCGTCGACTGA
- a CDS encoding DUF4388 domain-containing protein, producing MQNDSLPREGILSTTTLPGLMYSILRRKETGVLTLTGDTSEKSIYIHSGRPVFATSNDRDDRLGQIFFKAGLVSLEGLMGSLERAAEEGKRLGTVLVEQGLIQPHDLVEGVRNQVRNIVCSLFLWTRGRYRYRPGDLPTDEVITLKLSAGNTILEGIRRIDSWERIWEAVGDLDMRYQTAPGLEDMSRDLTLSLEEWTLLSHCERPVTLRELCRTSSVSDFEICRLLWALLTLGITIRISPAA from the coding sequence ATGCAGAACGACAGCCTGCCGCGCGAGGGAATCCTCTCCACCACGACCCTTCCTGGCCTGATGTACTCCATCCTGCGCCGGAAGGAGACCGGTGTCCTCACCCTCACCGGGGATACCAGCGAGAAGTCGATCTACATCCACTCGGGCCGGCCCGTGTTCGCCACGTCCAACGATCGCGACGATCGGCTGGGACAGATCTTCTTCAAGGCCGGCCTCGTCAGCCTCGAGGGGTTGATGGGCTCTCTCGAACGGGCCGCCGAGGAGGGCAAGCGCCTGGGCACCGTCCTGGTCGAGCAGGGACTGATTCAGCCTCACGACCTCGTCGAAGGCGTGCGCAACCAGGTCCGGAACATCGTCTGCAGCCTGTTTCTCTGGACACGCGGACGGTACCGTTACCGCCCCGGCGATCTGCCCACCGACGAGGTGATCACCCTCAAGCTGAGCGCGGGGAACACGATCCTTGAGGGAATCCGCCGGATCGACAGCTGGGAGCGCATCTGGGAGGCGGTCGGCGACCTGGACATGCGGTATCAGACGGCCCCGGGGCTGGAGGACATGAGCCGCGACCTGACCCTGTCCCTGGAGGAGTGGACGCTTCTGTCCCATTGCGAGCGCCCGGTCACCCTGCGGGAGCTCTGCCGCACGTCGAGCGTGAGCGACTTCGAGATCTGCCGTCTGCTCTGGGCTCTCCTGACGCTCGGCATCACCATCCGTATTTCTCCGGCGGCCTGA
- a CDS encoding helix-turn-helix domain-containing protein, producing the protein MEQELRGSTRLGNYLRRLRIGYGLSLRRVEDKAKTGGGEIDNSQLSRYERGKCYPSFDKLCLLANIFNVPIQNFSDVLDLERVDPFDPAPSSTYVDLREEANREWDQGNHARAYAIYETALARLEDGVEGEVDPETLARARFNLARTLLRMGKISLAETELRLILRRHKEISATTECAVLGCLADAHEDKGDRYLALLESEKALTIARKDANAEYEGYALHRIGRLHFVDGNYEKALDGFREARERLEDRASRYDLTLIRINIGFCQAMIGRMDRGIRELKEALQVASKEGFRRCSTFALLYLGQIHLLKQEHVRARDYFEEAELMAHGGEERFVDILFQTAYHLWDMARISRNQVQEKVYFGRLKFLRSQIDRQFQEVEKFDQFIEQGKGR; encoded by the coding sequence ATGGAACAGGAACTGCGGGGCAGCACCCGGCTCGGGAACTATCTTCGCCGGCTCAGGATCGGATACGGCTTGTCACTGCGCCGTGTGGAGGACAAGGCGAAGACCGGAGGCGGCGAGATCGACAATTCCCAGCTGTCACGTTACGAACGCGGCAAGTGCTACCCCTCCTTCGACAAGCTGTGCCTTCTGGCGAACATCTTCAACGTCCCGATCCAGAACTTCTCCGACGTCCTCGACCTGGAGCGGGTCGATCCGTTCGATCCGGCCCCCTCCTCGACCTACGTCGACCTGAGGGAAGAGGCCAACCGTGAATGGGACCAGGGGAATCATGCCCGGGCCTACGCCATCTACGAGACGGCCCTGGCGCGCCTGGAGGACGGGGTGGAGGGGGAGGTCGATCCCGAGACCCTGGCCCGGGCGCGATTCAATCTGGCCCGGACCCTCCTGCGCATGGGGAAAATCAGCCTCGCCGAAACCGAGCTCCGGCTCATTCTGAGACGCCACAAGGAGATTTCCGCGACCACCGAGTGCGCGGTTCTGGGCTGCCTGGCCGACGCGCACGAAGACAAGGGGGACCGCTATCTGGCGCTCCTGGAATCGGAGAAGGCCCTGACGATTGCCCGCAAGGACGCGAACGCCGAGTACGAAGGGTATGCGCTGCACCGCATCGGGCGCCTGCACTTCGTGGACGGCAATTACGAGAAGGCGCTCGACGGATTCCGCGAGGCGCGTGAGCGGCTGGAGGACAGGGCCAGCCGCTATGACCTCACTCTCATCCGCATCAACATCGGCTTCTGCCAGGCGATGATCGGTCGCATGGACCGGGGCATCCGCGAGCTGAAGGAAGCGCTCCAGGTCGCGAGCAAGGAGGGGTTCCGCCGCTGCTCGACTTTCGCCCTGCTGTACCTCGGGCAGATTCATCTGCTCAAGCAGGAGCACGTCCGGGCGCGCGATTATTTCGAGGAAGCGGAGCTCATGGCCCACGGGGGAGAGGAGAGGTTCGTGGACATCCTCTTCCAGACCGCCTATCACCTCTGGGATATGGCGCGGATCTCGAGGAACCAGGTGCAGGAGAAGGTCTACTTCGGCCGCTTGAAATTCCTGCGATCGCAGATCGACCGGCAATTCCAGGAAGTTGAAAAGTTCGACCAGTTCATCGAACAAGGAAAGGGCAGGTGA
- a CDS encoding LapA family protein, protein MNILVYLVVFFFFGVLFVLGVLNSSDVTVNLWLWHIGPVPMGAVLATAAIFGVAFTCAIGVLDGIKIRITNRQLRKQLQRLEEESDALRLQMARHQGPVGGHPSATEG, encoded by the coding sequence GTGAACATCCTGGTCTATCTCGTCGTCTTCTTCTTTTTCGGGGTCCTGTTCGTCCTGGGAGTCCTGAACAGCTCCGATGTGACCGTCAACCTCTGGCTCTGGCACATCGGGCCGGTCCCCATGGGCGCGGTGCTGGCGACGGCGGCCATCTTCGGAGTGGCCTTCACCTGCGCCATCGGCGTGCTCGACGGCATCAAGATCCGGATCACCAACAGGCAGCTTCGCAAGCAACTGCAGCGTCTGGAGGAGGAGAGTGACGCCCTGCGCCTGCAGATGGCCCGCCATCAGGGGCCTGTCGGCGGGCATCCCTCCGCGACGGAGGGATAG
- a CDS encoding HAD hydrolase family protein — protein MRCRRPFAPRARRICLLLMDVDGVLTDGRISFIEGTAEAKTYDVKDGIGLSIARRMGLRTGVLSGRGGAAVVRRAEELGLHEVHLRVRDKLQAYDRIVRRLKLSDAQVCYIGDDLTDLAVLGRVGMPVAVADARPEVLRRALFVTRDPGGRGAVREVVDAILKAQGKWEEVIEWYDPARSGARRARGARPAEEQR, from the coding sequence ATGAGGTGCCGCAGGCCGTTCGCTCCGCGTGCGCGCCGCATCTGCCTGCTTCTCATGGACGTGGACGGTGTCCTGACCGACGGGCGGATCTCCTTCATCGAGGGGACCGCCGAGGCCAAGACTTACGACGTGAAGGACGGGATCGGGCTCTCCATCGCCAGGAGGATGGGGCTGCGCACCGGAGTGCTTTCGGGCCGCGGCGGCGCCGCCGTGGTCCGCCGGGCCGAGGAGCTGGGTCTGCACGAGGTGCATCTTCGCGTCCGGGACAAGCTCCAGGCCTACGATCGAATCGTGCGCCGGTTGAAGCTGAGCGACGCCCAGGTGTGCTACATCGGCGACGACCTGACCGACCTGGCGGTTTTGGGCCGGGTCGGCATGCCGGTCGCGGTGGCGGACGCGCGTCCCGAGGTGCTCCGCCGCGCCCTGTTCGTGACGCGCGACCCGGGCGGGCGCGGGGCGGTGCGCGAGGTCGTCGACGCGATCCTCAAGGCTCAGGGGAAGTGGGAGGAGGTCATCGAGTGGTACGATCCGGCGCGCTCCGGTGCGCGGCGCGCCCGGGGCGCACGGCCGGCGGAGGAACAGCGGTGA
- a CDS encoding KpsF/GutQ family sugar-phosphate isomerase, whose translation MTRTIARAVLELEARAILDLVPRLGEGFDRAVETLFACKGRVVVTGMGKSGLIGAKIAATFNSTGTPSLFLHPAEAVHGDIGMVVPGDAVLALSQSGETEEILRLLELIKRLDVGLIAMTGSPASTLARHSRIVLDVRIEQEASPLGLVPTASTTAALAMGDALAMALLERRGFTLEDFARNHPGGDIGRKVVTVAQVMHSGDNAPLVRVGTPMREAIRTMSDRKLGMACVVREDGTLAGVITDGDLRRHLGRGENLLSMTVDAVMSRGPVTIGRQELAVAALNVLEARKITSLVVIDAQDRVEGVLHIHDLWRTQLF comes from the coding sequence GTGACACGGACCATCGCGCGCGCGGTGCTCGAGCTGGAGGCCCGCGCCATCCTCGATCTGGTGCCACGACTGGGCGAGGGGTTCGACCGCGCCGTCGAGACCCTGTTCGCCTGCAAGGGACGGGTCGTGGTGACCGGCATGGGCAAATCGGGTCTCATCGGCGCCAAGATCGCCGCGACGTTCAACAGCACCGGGACTCCGTCCCTGTTCCTGCACCCGGCGGAAGCGGTCCACGGGGACATCGGCATGGTCGTACCGGGGGACGCTGTGCTGGCGCTGTCACAGAGCGGCGAGACCGAAGAGATCCTGCGACTCCTTGAGCTCATCAAGCGTCTCGACGTCGGCCTGATCGCGATGACCGGCAGTCCCGCCTCGACGCTCGCGCGCCACTCGCGGATCGTCCTGGACGTGCGCATCGAGCAGGAGGCCTCCCCTCTCGGCCTCGTGCCGACAGCCAGCACGACGGCGGCCCTGGCGATGGGGGACGCCCTGGCGATGGCCCTCCTCGAAAGACGCGGCTTCACGCTGGAGGATTTCGCCCGGAACCACCCGGGCGGCGACATCGGCCGCAAGGTCGTCACCGTGGCGCAGGTCATGCATTCCGGAGACAACGCGCCGCTGGTGCGGGTCGGCACGCCCATGCGGGAGGCGATCCGCACCATGAGCGACAGGAAGCTCGGGATGGCCTGCGTGGTGCGGGAGGACGGAACGCTGGCGGGGGTGATCACCGACGGTGATCTGCGCCGACATCTCGGGCGCGGCGAAAATCTGCTGTCGATGACGGTGGACGCCGTCATGTCGCGAGGTCCGGTCACCATCGGCCGGCAGGAGCTGGCCGTGGCCGCGCTCAACGTCCTGGAAGCGCGGAAGATCACCTCGCTGGTCGTCATCGACGCGCAGGATCGGGTCGAAGGGGTCCTGCACATTCACGATCTGTGGCGCACACAGCTCTTCTAG
- the kdsA gene encoding 3-deoxy-8-phosphooctulonate synthase — MAITRDLAVGDGAPLAFIAGPCVIEGEEHALHMARALAKLARDCGVPYIFKSSFDKANRGSIESFRGPGLKEGLRILKAVKAEVGVPLLSDIHEPGQADEAAQVLDVLQIPAFLCRQTDLLVAAGRTGRAVNIKKGQFLSPPEIRHAIDKVRSTGNDKVLVTERGTTFGYQNLIVDFRSLVVMRRFGCPVVMDATHSVQHPGGLGDRSGGDSEFIPFLARAAAAVGIDALFCEVHDHPERAKSDGPNSLPLPAVEPLLRQVMAIDAVVRGAR, encoded by the coding sequence GTGGCGATCACCCGGGATCTCGCCGTCGGCGACGGCGCGCCCCTGGCGTTCATCGCCGGCCCCTGCGTAATCGAGGGGGAGGAGCACGCCCTGCACATGGCCCGCGCCCTCGCGAAGCTCGCGCGCGACTGCGGCGTCCCGTACATCTTCAAGTCGTCGTTCGACAAGGCCAACCGCGGCTCGATCGAGTCGTTCCGCGGTCCCGGCCTGAAGGAGGGGCTGCGCATCCTGAAGGCGGTCAAGGCGGAGGTGGGCGTGCCGCTCCTCTCGGACATCCACGAGCCCGGCCAGGCCGACGAGGCCGCCCAGGTCCTGGACGTGCTGCAGATCCCGGCTTTCCTCTGCCGGCAGACCGACCTGCTGGTCGCCGCCGGCCGGACGGGTCGCGCGGTCAATATCAAGAAAGGGCAGTTCCTGTCGCCACCGGAAATCCGCCACGCCATCGACAAAGTGCGCTCCACGGGGAACGACAAGGTGCTGGTCACCGAGCGGGGCACGACGTTCGGGTACCAGAACCTGATCGTCGACTTCCGGTCCCTCGTCGTCATGCGACGCTTCGGATGTCCCGTGGTGATGGACGCGACTCATTCGGTGCAACATCCCGGGGGGCTGGGAGACAGGAGCGGAGGCGACTCCGAGTTCATCCCGTTTCTCGCGCGGGCGGCCGCCGCGGTCGGGATCGACGCGCTGTTCTGCGAGGTGCATGACCATCCGGAGAGGGCGAAGAGCGACGGGCCGAATTCCCTGCCGCTCCCCGCGGTCGAGCCGCTCCTCCGCCAAGTGATGGCCATCGACGCCGTCGTCAGGGGGGCCCGGTGA
- a CDS encoding CTP synthase: MPTKYIFITGGVVSSLGKGLAAASIGRLMEARGFGVTLQKLDPYLNVDPGTMSPYQHGEVYVTEDGVETDLDLGHYERYTSSVSTRDHNFTSGRIYEQVIAKERRGDYLGGTVQVIPHVTDEIKQSIRKISKGVDIQIVEIGGTVGDIESLPFLEAIRQFRLEAGRTDAVFVHLTLVPYIGASGELKTKPTQHSVRDLRAIGIQPDVLMCRTDRFIPKEIKKKIALFCNVPEEAVITAKDVETIYEVPLVLAREGLDAILLKLLDLPYRDKNMDDWVRMVEKIKSPAGGDVAIGIVGKYVTYEDSYKSLNEALCHGGIANDVRVKLRWIEADNMTDGQLEEAIAPCHGILVPGGFGIRGVAGMLEAIRHARERKIPFFGICLGLQCAVIEFARNVCGLKDADSAEFNPGTPYPVIYKLRELEGVERMGGNMRLGKWPCVLEPGSQAHRAYGRAEISERHRHRYEVNREYLDAMLKKGMRVSGETPDRRFVEIVEIQDHPYFLSCQFHPEFKSKPMLPHPLFRSFIGACRQFRQTQR, translated from the coding sequence GTGCCGACCAAGTACATCTTCATCACGGGGGGTGTGGTCTCCTCCCTGGGCAAGGGTCTGGCGGCGGCTTCGATCGGCCGTCTCATGGAGGCCCGCGGCTTCGGCGTGACGTTGCAGAAGCTCGATCCCTATCTCAACGTCGATCCCGGGACCATGAGCCCCTACCAGCACGGGGAAGTGTACGTGACCGAGGACGGAGTGGAGACCGACCTCGACCTGGGGCATTACGAGCGCTACACCTCCAGCGTGTCCACCCGCGATCACAACTTCACGAGCGGCCGGATTTACGAGCAGGTGATCGCCAAGGAGAGACGCGGCGACTACCTGGGTGGCACGGTGCAGGTCATCCCGCACGTGACGGACGAGATCAAGCAGAGCATCCGCAAGATATCGAAGGGCGTCGACATCCAGATCGTGGAGATCGGGGGGACGGTGGGCGACATCGAGTCGCTGCCGTTCCTCGAGGCGATCCGCCAGTTCCGGCTGGAGGCCGGACGCACCGACGCGGTCTTCGTCCATCTCACTCTGGTGCCCTACATCGGCGCGTCCGGGGAGCTGAAGACCAAGCCGACGCAGCATTCCGTGCGCGACCTGCGCGCGATCGGGATCCAGCCCGACGTCCTCATGTGCCGGACCGACCGTTTCATCCCCAAGGAGATCAAGAAGAAGATCGCCCTGTTCTGCAACGTCCCCGAGGAGGCGGTCATCACGGCCAAGGACGTGGAGACCATCTACGAGGTCCCCCTGGTCCTCGCGCGGGAGGGACTGGATGCCATTCTCCTGAAGCTCCTGGACCTGCCCTATCGCGACAAGAACATGGACGACTGGGTGCGCATGGTCGAGAAGATCAAGAGCCCGGCCGGCGGCGATGTGGCCATCGGCATCGTCGGCAAGTACGTCACCTACGAGGATTCCTACAAGAGCCTCAACGAGGCCCTCTGTCACGGCGGCATCGCCAACGACGTGCGGGTGAAGCTGCGCTGGATCGAGGCGGACAACATGACCGACGGGCAGCTGGAGGAGGCGATCGCCCCGTGCCACGGGATCCTCGTTCCCGGCGGCTTCGGCATCCGCGGCGTCGCCGGCATGCTCGAGGCGATAAGGCACGCGCGGGAGCGCAAGATCCCCTTCTTCGGCATCTGCCTGGGTCTGCAGTGCGCGGTGATCGAGTTCGCGCGCAACGTCTGCGGCCTGAAGGACGCCGACTCCGCCGAGTTCAACCCGGGCACCCCGTATCCGGTGATTTACAAGCTGCGCGAGCTGGAGGGAGTTGAGCGCATGGGAGGGAACATGCGCCTCGGAAAATGGCCGTGTGTCCTGGAACCGGGATCGCAGGCGCATCGCGCCTACGGCAGGGCGGAGATCAGCGAGCGGCACCGCCACCGCTACGAAGTGAACAGGGAGTACCTCGACGCCATGCTGAAGAAGGGAATGCGGGTCAGCGGCGAGACCCCCGATCGCCGTTTCGTGGAGATCGTGGAGATCCAGGACCATCCGTATTTCCTGTCCTGCCAGTTCCATCCCGAGTTCAAGTCGAAGCCGATGCTCCCCCATCCGCTCTTCAGGAGCTTTATCGGTGCCTGCAGGCAGTTCCGGCAGACCCAGCGCTGA
- the kdsB gene encoding 3-deoxy-manno-octulosonate cytidylyltransferase: MRHPTPQAATHAVGVIPARYQSSRFPGKPLALIGGRTLVERVFERARAASRIARLLVATDDDRIASAVRAFGGDVVMTSAAHASGTDRLAEVARSLPADVFVNIQGDEPLLDPLDIDRLVECLDDDPSSNMATLADPLLDPEEARDPNIVKVVCDASGRALYFSRSPIPHVLAGTERPWLRHVGLYAYRRGFLLEFASWSPGVLERLEGLEQLRTLERGHSIKVLRARGRYHGVDTPDDVSAVERALRTSS, from the coding sequence ATGCGGCACCCGACACCCCAGGCAGCCACGCACGCCGTCGGTGTCATCCCGGCCCGCTACCAGTCGTCCCGTTTCCCGGGAAAACCCCTTGCCCTCATCGGCGGCCGGACGCTCGTCGAGCGCGTCTTCGAAAGGGCGCGCGCGGCCAGCCGCATCGCCCGCCTTCTCGTGGCGACGGACGACGACCGGATCGCCTCGGCGGTGCGCGCGTTCGGTGGCGACGTGGTGATGACCTCCGCGGCCCACGCGTCCGGCACGGATCGCCTGGCGGAGGTCGCCCGGTCCCTTCCCGCCGACGTGTTCGTGAACATCCAGGGGGACGAGCCGCTGCTCGATCCGCTCGATATCGACCGGCTGGTCGAGTGTCTCGACGACGATCCGTCCTCGAACATGGCGACCCTCGCCGACCCGCTTCTCGACCCGGAGGAGGCGCGCGATCCGAACATCGTCAAGGTCGTGTGCGACGCTTCGGGCCGTGCGCTCTACTTTTCGCGCAGCCCGATTCCCCATGTCCTGGCGGGGACGGAGCGGCCGTGGCTTCGCCACGTCGGACTGTACGCGTACCGCCGCGGGTTCCTCCTGGAGTTCGCGTCGTGGAGCCCCGGCGTCCTGGAGAGACTGGAAGGGCTGGAGCAGCTCCGGACGCTGGAGCGCGGCCATTCGATCAAGGTCCTGCGCGCGCGCGGACGTTATCACGGGGTCGACACCCCCGACGACGTCTCCGCGGTGGAACGGGCGCTTCGGACGTCCTCATGA
- a CDS encoding RidA family protein — MAGEIEKNLETLGFRLPEVGKPLGTYVQSVRSGNLLYISGKLPKENGRLKFPGKIGREVTVDEGKEAARLAALSVLATAKQAVEDLDRVKRVVEVIGYVAVAPGFLDAFEVLEGASEVFVKVYGDRGRHARLGVGVAELPSNACLQLQATLEIE; from the coding sequence ATGGCAGGAGAGATCGAGAAGAACCTGGAAACCCTCGGATTCCGCCTGCCGGAGGTGGGCAAGCCTCTCGGGACGTACGTTCAAAGCGTGCGGAGCGGGAACCTCCTTTACATCTCCGGCAAGCTCCCCAAGGAAAACGGACGCCTGAAATTCCCCGGCAAGATCGGGCGCGAGGTCACGGTCGACGAGGGGAAGGAGGCGGCCCGTCTCGCCGCCCTGAGCGTGCTGGCGACGGCCAAGCAGGCCGTGGAGGACCTCGACCGCGTGAAGAGGGTCGTCGAGGTGATCGGTTACGTCGCCGTGGCGCCGGGGTTTCTCGACGCGTTCGAGGTGCTCGAGGGCGCCTCCGAGGTGTTCGTCAAGGTGTACGGCGATCGGGGACGTCACGCCCGGCTCGGTGTCGGCGTCGCGGAGCTCCCCTCGAACGCCTGTCTGCAGCTGCAGGCGACCCTGGAAATCGAGTAG
- a CDS encoding (2Fe-2S) ferredoxin domain-containing protein: MNLPFKQHILICTGPRCGGERGSERIRQEFRRQFVRQSLPASVKDTPCICFGLCSHGPNVIIYPDGVVYSGVRQQDVAEIVREHLVRGRVVERLLLRKPAPDAAEETDPGTDPVPDGSLP, translated from the coding sequence GTGAACCTCCCCTTCAAGCAGCACATCCTGATCTGCACGGGGCCGCGCTGCGGGGGGGAGCGGGGCTCCGAGAGAATCCGCCAGGAGTTCCGCAGGCAGTTCGTGCGCCAGTCCCTGCCGGCTTCCGTGAAGGACACACCGTGCATCTGTTTCGGCCTGTGCAGTCACGGACCGAACGTGATCATCTACCCCGACGGAGTCGTGTACAGCGGCGTGCGGCAGCAGGACGTGGCGGAGATCGTGCGCGAGCATCTCGTGCGCGGCCGCGTGGTCGAGCGCCTGCTGCTCCGCAAGCCGGCCCCCGACGCCGCCGAGGAGACGGATCCCGGGACCGACCCGGTCCCGGACGGCTCCCTTCCCTGA
- the moaA gene encoding GTP 3',8-cyclase MoaA: MTASRAERGFAGVLVDAYGRVARSLRLSVTDRCNLRCLYCMPAGDIPWFPKERILSFEEIERLAIILAAQGVREIRLTGGEPLLRRDLPVLARMLARIEGIEDLAVTTNGILLRSMAGPLLDAGVRRFNVHIDSLDPEGFEAVSRREGLADVLGGLGELERLGAIPIKINVVLVRGVNDDQIEHFVDLALRHPYQVRFIEMMPLGGGDPFESDRLVPGREVKQRIESIRTLLPAGRDRPSAPASVYRLQDGVGDIGFINPVTEPFCADCDRIRLTADGKIRNCLFAREETDVAALLRDGRPDEEIARAIATSVGAKGPGGCLDLNRFYRERLPRKMWQIGG, from the coding sequence ATGACTGCAAGCCGGGCGGAACGAGGCTTCGCGGGCGTGCTCGTCGACGCCTACGGGCGGGTGGCGCGCAGCCTCCGCCTCTCGGTCACCGACAGGTGCAACCTGCGCTGCCTGTACTGTATGCCGGCGGGTGACATCCCCTGGTTTCCAAAGGAACGCATCCTGAGCTTCGAGGAGATCGAGCGCCTCGCCATCATCCTCGCGGCGCAGGGGGTGCGGGAGATCCGTCTCACCGGTGGAGAGCCCCTCCTGCGGCGGGACCTCCCGGTCCTGGCGCGGATGCTGGCGCGTATCGAGGGGATCGAGGACCTGGCGGTCACGACCAACGGGATACTGCTGCGGTCGATGGCCGGGCCCCTGCTCGACGCCGGCGTGCGCCGGTTCAACGTCCACATCGACTCGCTCGATCCCGAGGGTTTCGAGGCCGTCAGCCGCCGGGAGGGGCTCGCCGACGTCCTCGGAGGGCTCGGCGAGCTCGAGAGGCTCGGGGCGATCCCGATCAAGATCAACGTGGTCCTGGTGCGCGGCGTCAACGACGACCAGATCGAGCACTTCGTGGATCTGGCTCTGCGTCATCCGTACCAGGTGCGGTTCATCGAAATGATGCCCCTCGGGGGTGGCGATCCCTTCGAGTCGGATCGGCTGGTCCCGGGTCGCGAAGTGAAGCAGCGGATCGAATCGATCCGGACGCTCCTGCCCGCGGGTCGCGATCGGCCTTCCGCTCCCGCGAGCGTCTACCGCCTGCAGGACGGCGTGGGCGATATCGGGTTCATCAATCCGGTCACCGAGCCGTTCTGCGCCGACTGCGATCGGATCCGCCTGACGGCCGACGGCAAGATCCGCAATTGCCTGTTCGCGCGCGAGGAGACCGACGTCGCGGCCCTGCTGCGCGACGGCCGCCCGGACGAGGAGATCGCACGGGCGATCGCGACGTCGGTCGGAGCGAAGGGGCCGGGGGGTTGCCTCGATCTGAACAGGTTCTACCGGGAACGCCTGCCGCGCAAGATGTGGCAGATCGGCGGATAG